AGTACGGCAAAGTGGGGCTTTCCAAACTTTAAAAATTCAGGAGTCATTATAAATGCAAAGGCTGAAACACTGGCCGAAAAGCCCATGTTCAGAAAGTCCTTTGTCTCAAGACGCTGTCTGATACCGGCTAACGGCTACTATGAGTGGATAACTCATGAGGACAAGACTAAGACAAAGTATATTATAAATGTTAAGGAAAAATCACTCTTCTATATGGCAGGTCTATATAATATTTTTATTGACAATAAGGGCAATCCTTTTGCTGCAATAGCTATTATTACTACTGAGGCAAGCTCCGAGATTTCTTTTATTCATAACCGAATGCCGGTTATTTTACAGGATGAGTCTATAAAGGCTTGGCTCGATATAAATAGTGAACTTCCTGCACTACAAAAGCTTATGGGTCCATACCCTGTAGGGAAAATCAGCTTTGCAAATATTCCATAATTAATTTGTAATTGCGTCTTCTATTTGCTTTATTAAGGCTAGTGTTATCATAAGTGCCTAAAGAGAGAAGGAAATTATTTGTCACCGTCATTAAAAATCCATTTTCCATTACACATTTCTCCCCTGTAAACTACAAATAAAATAATAAATAAATATTTTTGTTTTTGTATGCTTAATTTTTATGATTGAAGGCTTGTGGTATAATAAAGGGTATCAAAATTCTACAACGAGAGGATCATAATAAGAATATTAATATTCGAAAGAGGTATAAAATGATAGAGTTAGGAAAAATTCAGAAGATGGAAGTAATAAGAAAGGCACAGAATGGTTTTTATCTCAGCATGAAAGGTGATAAAGATCAGGATGGTATTTTGCTGCCTAAAAATCAGGTGCACGGTGATGTTAAAATAGGTGATGAAATAGAGGTCTTTGTATATAGAGATTCTGAGGATAGAATTATATCTACAACTAAAAAACCTAGGGTTACAATAGGTGAATTGGCTGCTTTGCCAGTGGTAGAAACTACTGGAATAGGTGCATTTTTAGACTGGGGACTGGATAAAGATCTGTTTCTGCCTTTCAGAGAACAGGTAGGCAAGGTTGTCAAAGGCGGCAAATATCTGGTAGGATTGTACATCGATAGTAGTGACAGGTTGTGTGCAACAATGAATATTTATAATATATTAAGAACTGATTCGCCGTATAAAGTAAATGACAGGGTATATGGAACCATCTACAGTATCAGTAAACAGCTTGGAGCTTTTGTAGCTGTAGACAACAAATATCACGGATTGATTCCAAACAA
This genomic interval from Pseudobacteroides sp. contains the following:
- a CDS encoding CvfB family protein, producing MIELGKIQKMEVIRKAQNGFYLSMKGDKDQDGILLPKNQVHGDVKIGDEIEVFVYRDSEDRIISTTKKPRVTIGELAALPVVETTGIGAFLDWGLDKDLFLPFREQVGKVVKGGKYLVGLYIDSSDRLCATMNIYNILRTDSPYKVNDRVYGTIYSISKQLGAFVAVDNKYHGLIPNKELYGNFSEGDYTEVRIKKIRPDGKLELSTRKEAYNEIESDAQKIMDRLKLSGGTLLINDSSSPERIKAELNMSKAAFKRAVGRLLKEGAIEITNEGIKRMW
- a CDS encoding SOS response-associated peptidase — translated: MCGRFLLITDDDFNEIKNIVNDISQKYKVDVNGEVFPTNNIPAVYSHKGRSVLSTAKWGFPNFKNSGVIINAKAETLAEKPMFRKSFVSRRCLIPANGYYEWITHEDKTKTKYIINVKEKSLFYMAGLYNIFIDNKGNPFAAIAIITTEASSEISFIHNRMPVILQDESIKAWLDINSELPALQKLMGPYPVGKISFANIP